A stretch of Desulfatirhabdium butyrativorans DSM 18734 DNA encodes these proteins:
- a CDS encoding FAD-binding oxidoreductase — MTPLLIQEFQNICGKENVWEDKVERAAYSYDAAVLDPVIPALVLRPTTQEALGRSVALCNQNGVPLTVRGSGTNLSGGTIPYAHGVVIVTNGLKRIVEINEADMYAVVEPGVVTAKFAAAVEQKKLFYPPDPGSQAVSTLGGNVAENAGGLRGLKYGVTKDYVMGIHFFDVNGELIKTGSRTVKCATGYNLGALLVGSEGTLGVFSRIILKLIPLPAHRKSMMATFPTMRSASETVSAIIAAHVVPATLEIMDQFTIQAVENFSHAGLPTEAAALLLIEVDGHPAQVEDDAARVETICREHGAEGVRVASTAAERDGVWAARRSALSALAQLKPTLVLEDATVPRSRIPEMIVALEEIAKQYDLTIGTFGHAGDGNLHPTILTDKRNSSEWKRVEAGIEAIFDRALAMGGTLSGEHGTGIAKARFLAKETTAGTILYSRRIKAALDPNNILNPGKIIGE; from the coding sequence ATGACCCCATTGCTCATCCAGGAATTTCAAAACATTTGTGGCAAGGAAAACGTTTGGGAAGACAAGGTCGAGCGTGCGGCCTATTCCTATGATGCAGCCGTACTCGATCCCGTGATTCCCGCTCTTGTCCTGCGACCGACAACCCAGGAAGCCCTGGGCCGATCAGTCGCACTCTGCAACCAGAACGGCGTTCCCCTGACCGTTCGGGGATCGGGGACCAACCTGAGCGGCGGCACCATTCCGTACGCCCATGGCGTTGTCATTGTGACCAACGGACTGAAACGAATTGTCGAGATCAACGAGGCGGACATGTATGCCGTTGTTGAACCCGGTGTGGTGACGGCAAAATTTGCCGCAGCAGTCGAGCAAAAAAAGTTGTTCTATCCACCGGATCCGGGAAGCCAGGCCGTATCCACGCTTGGCGGAAACGTGGCGGAAAATGCCGGTGGGCTTCGAGGGCTCAAATACGGGGTGACCAAAGATTATGTAATGGGTATCCACTTTTTCGATGTGAACGGTGAGCTGATCAAGACCGGTTCCCGAACCGTGAAATGCGCCACCGGATACAATCTCGGAGCGCTGCTGGTAGGCTCCGAAGGTACGCTCGGCGTATTTTCCCGGATCATTCTGAAGCTCATTCCCCTTCCGGCGCACCGAAAATCCATGATGGCCACGTTCCCAACGATGCGCTCGGCATCCGAAACCGTGTCTGCCATCATCGCCGCCCATGTCGTCCCGGCGACACTGGAAATCATGGATCAGTTCACGATCCAGGCAGTGGAGAATTTCAGCCATGCCGGTTTGCCGACAGAGGCGGCAGCGCTTCTGCTCATCGAGGTGGACGGTCATCCGGCCCAGGTGGAAGACGATGCGGCCCGGGTCGAGACCATCTGCAGGGAACATGGAGCCGAAGGGGTTCGGGTGGCCTCAACGGCTGCGGAACGTGATGGGGTGTGGGCTGCCAGGCGAAGCGCCCTTTCCGCACTGGCCCAGCTCAAGCCCACACTGGTGCTGGAGGACGCCACCGTTCCCCGAAGCCGCATCCCCGAAATGATTGTTGCCCTCGAAGAAATCGCCAAGCAGTACGATCTGACCATCGGGACCTTCGGCCATGCAGGGGATGGCAACCTGCATCCGACGATTCTGACAGACAAACGAAATTCGAGTGAATGGAAACGGGTTGAGGCGGGAATCGAGGCCATTTTCGATCGGGCCCTCGCCATGGGCGGCACCCTTTCCGGAGAACACGGCACAGGCATTGCCAAAGCCCGCTTCCTTGCAAAGGAAACCACAGCAGGCACCATTCTGTATTCCAGGCGCATCAAGGCCGCGCTTGATCCGAACAACATCCTCAACCCCGGCAAAATCATCGGAGAATGA
- a CDS encoding (Fe-S)-binding protein, with amino-acid sequence MSRIDELIRMIQTLEDQLVVCMRCGMCQSVCPLYAQTGKETDVARGKLALLDGLMHRIIENPEGVKERLDNCLLCGSCAAACPSGVHVLDIFIQARAILSGYLGLNPIERLILRGMLAQPAIFDKLMEWGARLQPLFARPENAIIGTSCARFLSPLIENRHFVPLAQKPFHQTLPHLSTPAGRSGIRVAVFTGCLIDKFFPQIASATIEALQHHGVGIFLPDDQGCCGIPSLSSGDTQTFRRLLEHNLGRFSAEPFDMLVTSCATCTSTIRKLWPMMAASYPEALRQQVIDLAEKTMDISAFLVTHCRQDMPAASTDAASPVVTYHDPCHLKKSLGVFREPRQIIEVSGNRFQEMTEPDSCCGMGGSFNLKHYELSAKMGDRKAQLIQDSGASVVSTGCPACMMQISDALSRNNAKISVKHVIELYAEKLRSS; translated from the coding sequence ATGTCTCGAATCGACGAATTGATCCGGATGATCCAGACGCTCGAAGACCAGTTGGTGGTCTGCATGCGCTGCGGGATGTGTCAATCGGTCTGCCCGCTCTATGCCCAGACGGGCAAGGAAACGGATGTGGCCCGCGGCAAACTGGCCTTGCTCGATGGGCTGATGCACCGGATCATCGAAAACCCCGAGGGGGTCAAGGAAAGACTCGACAACTGTCTGCTGTGCGGCTCCTGCGCCGCTGCCTGCCCCAGCGGGGTACATGTCCTCGATATCTTCATCCAGGCAAGGGCCATTCTCTCGGGCTATCTGGGGCTCAATCCCATCGAGCGCCTGATCCTCCGGGGCATGCTGGCCCAGCCTGCCATTTTCGACAAACTCATGGAATGGGGCGCCCGGCTGCAACCGCTCTTTGCCCGACCCGAAAACGCGATCATCGGTACATCCTGCGCCCGGTTTTTGTCGCCGCTCATCGAAAACCGGCATTTCGTGCCGCTTGCCCAAAAACCGTTCCACCAAACGCTCCCCCATCTGTCCACGCCTGCCGGCCGATCCGGCATCCGGGTGGCCGTTTTCACCGGCTGCCTGATCGACAAATTCTTTCCGCAGATCGCCTCCGCAACCATCGAAGCGCTTCAGCATCACGGGGTCGGGATTTTTCTGCCGGACGATCAGGGCTGCTGTGGCATTCCAAGCCTTTCTTCAGGCGACACCCAAACGTTTCGCCGTCTGCTCGAACACAATCTGGGCCGGTTTTCAGCAGAACCCTTCGATATGCTGGTCACATCCTGCGCCACCTGCACATCCACCATCCGAAAGCTCTGGCCCATGATGGCGGCATCCTATCCGGAAGCGCTCCGGCAGCAGGTCATCGATTTGGCGGAAAAAACGATGGACATCTCGGCGTTTCTCGTAACGCACTGCCGGCAAGATATGCCTGCGGCTTCCACCGATGCGGCCTCCCCAGTGGTCACTTACCACGATCCATGCCACCTGAAAAAATCGCTGGGTGTTTTTCGCGAACCGCGCCAGATCATCGAGGTCAGCGGGAATCGTTTCCAGGAGATGACCGAGCCGGATTCCTGCTGTGGGATGGGTGGAAGCTTTAACTTGAAGCACTACGAACTTTCCGCTAAGATGGGGGATCGCAAGGCGCAATTGATCCAGGACTCGGGAGCGTCAGTCGTGTCCACCGGATGCCCGGCTTGTATGATGCAGATATCGGATGCCTTGTCCCGCAACAATGCAAAGATATCTGTCAAACACGTCATCGAACTCTATGCGGAGAAACTGCGTTCCTCATGA
- a CDS encoding FadR/GntR family transcriptional regulator has product MKVSLKPIKPKRISDQVFDQLRELIFRGELKAGEQIMPERELAEALNVSRISVRDAIKKLVVMGLLEQRQGQGTFVRSPDAKSQNPLAILMETQNASLEDLLEVRMGLECYPASLAAERASASDIQFLEKSIEEMRSEVQSGRLGTEADVSFHMAIAYATKNPLQVYIMKNFFDFLFVGIKENLSYLYKVPGNIETILEQHQKIFQAIRSHDPAQSFDAMKEHIHFVLNFFRSFNIKKV; this is encoded by the coding sequence ATGAAGGTATCGCTCAAGCCCATCAAGCCCAAACGTATTTCCGATCAGGTTTTCGACCAGCTTCGAGAACTCATTTTTCGAGGTGAGCTCAAAGCCGGCGAGCAGATCATGCCGGAGCGAGAGCTGGCCGAAGCCCTGAATGTCAGCCGGATTTCGGTTCGGGATGCCATCAAGAAACTCGTGGTCATGGGGCTTTTGGAGCAACGGCAGGGGCAGGGCACTTTCGTGCGCAGCCCCGATGCCAAATCCCAGAATCCGCTGGCTATCCTGATGGAAACCCAGAACGCCAGCCTGGAAGACCTGCTCGAGGTACGCATGGGACTCGAATGTTATCCGGCTTCCCTGGCAGCCGAACGCGCATCGGCAAGCGATATTCAGTTTCTGGAAAAAAGCATCGAGGAAATGCGCAGCGAAGTCCAGTCCGGAAGGCTGGGAACGGAAGCCGACGTTTCGTTTCACATGGCCATCGCCTATGCCACGAAAAATCCGCTTCAGGTCTACATCATGAAAAACTTTTTCGACTTTCTCTTCGTGGGCATCAAGGAGAACCTCTCCTATCTTTACAAAGTCCCCGGAAACATCGAAACCATCCTCGAACAACATCAGAAGATCTTTCAGGCCATTCGAAGCCACGATCCGGCCCAGTCCTTCGATGCCATGAAGGAACACATCCATTTCGTCCTGAATTTTTTCCGGTCATTCAACATCAAGAAAGTGTAA
- a CDS encoding MaoC family dehydratase: MNWIRQKTVDGISAGDQFRIVRTFTEEDVRAFAALTRDYNPIHLEDRFVAAKGLKQRICHGLLVGGMVTEIGGQIGWLASGIDFRFKKPVYIGDTVTCTMTIHTIDDRQRADADVVMTNQNGEVVLTAHIRGRLPSEADRRVLQQMMAEGDPTNGIREDAGPSRKARSIGPLH; the protein is encoded by the coding sequence GTGAACTGGATTCGACAAAAAACGGTGGATGGCATATCGGCGGGAGATCAATTCCGAATCGTTCGCACTTTTACCGAGGAGGACGTGCGGGCGTTTGCCGCCCTGACGCGGGACTACAACCCCATACACCTGGAAGATCGTTTCGTTGCCGCAAAAGGGCTGAAGCAGCGGATCTGTCATGGGTTGCTGGTTGGCGGCATGGTGACCGAGATCGGCGGCCAGATTGGATGGCTTGCCTCCGGCATCGATTTTCGCTTCAAAAAACCCGTCTATATCGGGGATACGGTCACCTGCACCATGACGATTCACACGATCGACGACCGCCAACGGGCCGATGCAGACGTTGTAATGACCAACCAGAACGGGGAAGTGGTGCTGACGGCCCACATTCGGGGAAGGCTGCCTTCGGAGGCTGATCGCCGTGTGTTGCAGCAAATGATGGCGGAAGGCGATCCGACCAATGGCATCCGGGAGGATGCCGGTCCATCGAGAAAAGCCCGATCTATAGGGCCCCTGCATTGA
- a CDS encoding cytochrome c3 family protein — MRPAGKKLFGLVMFSLMCVLVFSSVPIAKQAKDPICIPMGNIELKAPGTVTPDRPSVTFPHNTHFDYSCKRCHHTWNGQDPIQGCMTSGCHDLDSAPKPANNPKKGAEGSMKYFKNAFHTQCIGCHKAIKMKNIEIEKSFSAVKAKQMKTGPTGCTVCHAK, encoded by the coding sequence ATGCGACCTGCAGGAAAGAAACTGTTTGGACTCGTGATGTTCAGCCTCATGTGTGTCTTGGTTTTTTCCTCTGTACCCATTGCCAAACAAGCCAAAGATCCCATCTGTATCCCGATGGGCAACATCGAGCTCAAGGCGCCTGGCACCGTAACGCCCGACCGTCCATCGGTCACCTTTCCGCACAATACGCATTTCGATTATTCCTGCAAGCGATGCCACCACACCTGGAACGGCCAGGATCCCATTCAGGGATGCATGACATCCGGATGCCACGATCTGGACAGCGCACCCAAGCCGGCAAACAACCCGAAGAAAGGTGCCGAAGGCTCCATGAAATATTTCAAGAATGCCTTCCATACCCAGTGCATCGGCTGCCACAAAGCCATCAAAATGAAAAACATCGAAATTGAAAAATCGTTTTCTGCAGTCAAAGCCAAACAGATGAAAACCGGGCCGACGGGATGCACCGTCTGTCACGCCAAATGA